The bacterium sequence GAGCTCCGCTCGCCGGTCGCCGGGTCGACCTCCAGCACGGTCACCCCTGCCGCGGCGACGACGGCCTGGCGCGCGGCGTCGCACAGCGGGGCACGTCCGAGGTTGGTGTGGATGACGATGCCGGTCGCGTTGATCGCCGGCGCGAGGCTCGGCGCGACCCGATCGACAAGCCGCGCCTGCACGTCGGCGAGCAGCGCATCCACGCTCACCGCGGCAGGTTCCGGGCCCCCCCGGAGCAACGTCGCGCGGGCCTGCTCGACCGCGTCCCGCGTACACGCCACGACGAGCGCGCGGGGATACGCGGCCAGCGTCCCCAACGCTTCGAGCCGATGGAGAATGCGCTCGACCGAAGGTAGCTGGCGGAGCGGGGTGGCCCCCATCCCCTGCCTACCGCACGCCGGCTACTTGAAGAAGGTGCCCAAGCCGAGTCCGACGACGATGACCACGGCGATCACCCACACGATGCGCAGCAGGTCGTACGTCAGCCGCCGCCTGAGCTCGTCGTCGCTCTCGCGGGCAGCCACCCCTCCGGGCGTCCCCGCCGCGATCGGCCGAATCCGGGCGCCGCAAACCCGGCAGATGATCTTGCCGGTCGGGTTCTCAGCACCGCACTTTGCACACTGCATGGTTACCCTCCATCTGCGATAACGAACTCAGGACAGCCGCGCATCCCGGGCGGAAACTCCGGGACGCCGCCCGGCCCAGCGCGCTCGGAGGGCCGGAACGACCTCCGGAGGGACCGGGACGCTCCCCAGCTGAACGCGGGTGGCAAACGCGCCCCCGTGGAAATCGGTGCCGCCCGTCGCCACCAGCCCATACCGACGGACCATGGCCAGGTAGGCCGCCAACATCTCCGGGGTGTGGTCGGGATAGTACACCTCGATCCCCGCGAGGCCGTGCGCGACGAGTTTCGGCACCCGATCGATCACCGGCCCACTGGCCTCCCAGCCCGGGTGGGCCAGCACCGGGACCCCCCCGTGACGCGCGATCACCTCAACCGCCTCTTCGGGCGCCAGCTTCAACCGTGCGACATACGCGGGTCCGTTCCGGCCAAGGTACCGTTCGAACGCCTCCTGGGGCGTGTCAACCCGGCCTGCCTCGACCAGCGCGCGGGCGATGTGCGGGCGCCCCACCGCGGCGCCGGCGGCGATCCTCTGGACTCTCGCCCACTCCACCGTCACACCGAGCGCGGCCAGCTTCCGCACCATTTCCTCGGCCCGGCGCAACCGCCCATCTCTCATCCGCCGCAGGAACGCCTGGAACGCGGGGTCGGCGAGGTCGATGAAGTATCCCAGGATATGGACCTCGTACGCGTCGACATCGGTGTTGATCTCGACCCCCGGGATCACCTCGACCCCGTACGTCCGGCCCGCGGCGATGGCCTCGGCCAAGCCATCGGTGGTGTCGTGATCGGTCAGCGCCAGGATCGTCACCCCGTGCTCGCGCGCGGCCATGACGAGGCGGGCGGGGGGGAGGAGACCGTCCGATGCCGTACTGTGGGTGTGCAGGTCGATCCGCAGGGGTCGGCCGGGCCTACCGCGGGGAGACGATCAACTTGATCGCCGTCCGATCTTGACCGTCGATCTGCACGTCCGCGAACGCGGGCACGCACACCAAGTCCAGCCCGCTGGGGGCCACGTACCCGCGGGCAATGGCGATCGCCTTCACCGCCTGGTTGATGGCCGCCGCCCCGATCGCCTGCAACTCTGCGGTCCCCTTCTCGCGCACGACCCCTGCCAGCGCGCCTGCAACGGCCGTGGGATTCGACTTAGCGGCGACTTTGAGAACGTCCATGGGTGCGTGCCTCCTCAACGGAGCGGCGACGTGTCCCCGCGGGGTGCCGCAGGGGACCCTATTCTTTCGCGGGCACCCTGGAGAATCCTCCCCCCTGAGCCCTGGCGGGGCGGCCAAAAGCGCGTGAAAGGGAAGAACGGCCAACCCCTCGGGGCCCGGCGCGCGGGGCGTTTGGGGTCCTAGGGACGCCAGGACGGCGGCCCGCACCCCCGGGACGCCGCCACTGCCGCCGTCCCCCACCTTCGACTCTTGAGGGTGCCGGACCGCCTGGGCGGCAGGGCCCGATTGTGAGGATGCACGCCTTCCGGGACTATCCTTCCGCCCGGTATACGCGCTGGATGTGCGTGGTGCGACCGGTCTGATCGTCCACCTCGAGGACGACCGCGTTGAGCTGAGCGGGGCCCTTCGCAACGTCGAACCGCGCGGGGAGCAGGGTAAGGAACCGCTGGAGAACCTCCTCACGACCCATCCCGATGACCGAGTCCCGCGGCCCCGTCATGCCGACATCGGTGATGAACCCCGTCCCGCTCGGCAGAATCCGCTCGTCGGCCGTCTGGACGTGGGTGTGGGTCCCGAGGACCGCAGATACTTGACCGTCGAGGTGCCAGGCGAGGGCGATCTTCTCCGAGGTGGCCTCGGCGTGGAAATCGACGACGATCACGGGCGTTTCCTGCCGCAGCCGCTCCGCCTGCTCCTGCCCGACCCGGAAGGGCGACTCCAGGGGATCGAGGAAAATCCGGCCCTGCATATTGAGCACGCCCACCGACGGCCCGCGGCGCCCCCCCGAGAGCGGGAAGACCCCCGCCCCCCGCCCCGGCGTTCCGGGAGGATAATTGGCCGGCCTCAAGAGCCGCAGGTCGCTGTCGAGCAGGGAGAAGACTTCGCGCGCCTGCCAGGTATGGTTGCCCCCGGTGACCACGTCCACCCCGGCGGCGACGATCTCCTCGAACGTCTCGCGGGTGATCCCGAATCCGCCGGCGGAATTTTCCCCGTTGGCAATCGCCAGGTCGACGCCCAACTCGCGGCGCAAGCCGGGGAGCATCTGAGCAAGCACTCGCCGCCCGGGTTTGCCCACGATATCGCCGATGAACAAGAGCTTCATCCCGATCCCCGCTCCTCCACACGCAATGAGGGGACGGGCCATCGCGACCCGTCCCCCCGAGCTTCCCGCAGACGCCGCTCGGGCTCGGTGGTCTACTTGGCGTATTCGATCGCCCGAGTCTCGCGCAGCACCGTCACCTTGATCTGCCCCGGGTACTGCAACTCCTCCTCGATCTTTTTGGCCATGTCCCGCGCCATCGACGCGGCAGTGGCGTCATCGATCTCCTGCGGCTTGACCAAGACGCGGATCTCCCGGCCAGCTTGGATGGCGTACGCTTTCTCGACCCCGATGAAGGACGTGGCGATGCGCTCGAGGTTCTCCAGCCGCTTGATGTACATCTCCACCGTTTCTTTCCGTGCCCCCGGGCGCGAGGCCGAAATCGCGTCGGCCGCAGCCACCAGGATCGACTCAACGCACGTCGCCTCGGCGTCCCCGTGGTGGTAGGCGATCGCGTTCAGCACCTCCGGGGGCTCGTGGTACCGTCGGGCGATATCCATGCCGAGGTCGCTGTGGGTTCCTTCCGCCTCGTGAGTGAGCGCTTTCCCGA is a genomic window containing:
- a CDS encoding L-seryl-tRNA(Sec) selenium transferase, translating into MGATPLRQLPSVERILHRLEALGTLAAYPRALVVACTRDAVEQARATLLRGGPEPAAVSVDALLADVQARLVDRVAPSLAPAINATGIVIHTNLGRAPLCDAARQAVVAAAGVTVLEVDPATGERSS
- a CDS encoding PHP domain-containing protein — encoded protein: MRIDLHTHSTASDGLLPPARLVMAAREHGVTILALTDHDTTDGLAEAIAAGRTYGVEVIPGVEINTDVDAYEVHILGYFIDLADPAFQAFLRRMRDGRLRRAEEMVRKLAALGVTVEWARVQRIAAGAAVGRPHIARALVEAGRVDTPQEAFERYLGRNGPAYVARLKLAPEEAVEVIARHGGVPVLAHPGWEASGPVIDRVPKLVAHGLAGIEVYYPDHTPEMLAAYLAMVRRYGLVATGGTDFHGGAFATRVQLGSVPVPPEVVPALRARWAGRRPGVSARDARLS
- a CDS encoding stage V sporulation protein S; its protein translation is MDVLKVAAKSNPTAVAGALAGVVREKGTAELQAIGAAAINQAVKAIAIARGYVAPSGLDLVCVPAFADVQIDGQDRTAIKLIVSPR
- a CDS encoding TIGR00282 family metallophosphoesterase, whose amino-acid sequence is MARPLIACGGAGIGMKLLFIGDIVGKPGRRVLAQMLPGLRRELGVDLAIANGENSAGGFGITRETFEEIVAAGVDVVTGGNHTWQAREVFSLLDSDLRLLRPANYPPGTPGRGAGVFPLSGGRRGPSVGVLNMQGRIFLDPLESPFRVGQEQAERLRQETPVIVVDFHAEATSEKIALAWHLDGQVSAVLGTHTHVQTADERILPSGTGFITDVGMTGPRDSVIGMGREEVLQRFLTLLPARFDVAKGPAQLNAVVLEVDDQTGRTTHIQRVYRAEG